TATAACCACTTTCATTTAGTCTTCAATTAATTTCAAACAACAaatttcagaaaaataataagTCTTTGTTGGCATCCTTTTTTGTTTGTGTAGGGCTTTAAGTTCATTGTGTCTTCAGAAAAGAAATCCCTCTTTGAAAACTGGAGTCAGTAGACCAAGTGTGGTTTATCTGCCTCATCATTACCACTATCCTTACCACTTTTGAGGAGGAAAATAAAAGCTTACTAAAAATGCTCATTATACAACCTTAACATATAAGACGAAGAAAATACAAAAAGCTGAAGATATCCTTGGTTGGCTTCCACAGCCCTGTTTCGGGAATTCTTATttgataattgtaatattttgggAATGGAGAAGTATTCTTTTCAGCTGAGGAAACATAAATGGGATATGATGAAAAATTTAATATGCGCTTACCTTTAAGCACACTTCAAAGTCAAACAAATAATATTAGACAGAAGTATACCAACAGAAAAGCTTCAGCTTTCATTCAGATTTTCTTGTGGCTGATCTGAATGCTGTTTTCTTCTGCATTGCAGCGTTCGAGCTGAGAAGGCATATAGAAAGGGGTTCACACAACTGTTAATGAAGAAAAGAGCACCGGTTACATTGCCATCTGATTTCCATGAAATTGCCATTAAGACCAAGTTGTTGATCATAGCGGGGGTCCCAAATATGAAGAAGGCCACTACGATCCTCACAGACAGTTTTGTCAGCCTTTGGCTTCTGAAGGAAGCCGACCGATTTATCCGTTGGTGAAGTCGATGGTAGAAGCACAACAGGCTGAAGAGAGGCACAAAAAACATCACTAGAGTTTCGACAAGTAAGATGactattttttcttgtttattcTTATAATCCTGATAACAGCGTAGAAGCCCAGCCTTCTGCTTCACGTTTCTGTAATAAAGAGCATAAGAACCCAAAGCTCCACTTAATGTCCATATTCCAAAAATCAGCCACTTTTGACCCTTCTGCCTGAGCTTGGCCCATCGCTGTGGATACAACACCTGCAGGTACCTTTGCACACTCAACAAGGTGACAGAAAGCACACTACTGTAGAGGCTCCAGTACACTACATAGGAAAAAAACTTACACAGACCTTGGCCAAAAACCCAGCCGTTCAGAAGGGCATAAATCCACACAGGCAGAAATATCAGACTCAACAGATCCGAGACAGCCAGACTCAGCATCAGTTTTGGGGTGAAACTGTCATCTTTTAAATGCTGGGTGAGCATGACCAGCGCCGCTACATTACCTGGTACACCCAGTGCACAGCACAATCCAAGAACAGTGCTGGATGCTACTGCTGAGGTACGGACAAACAGAGAGTTGTTAGAAATGTTCTGATACTCCATGGTCATCTGACATTTGGTGATGTGAATATGAAGTTTGAGGTTATTGCCCAGTAATAGTTAAGGAAGTAGTTTCAGGAAGTGAACTTTGATCACAATTGTGGTTCTGTGGAAAGACATTAACATTCTGAAAATAAAAGAGCATGCTAATGTGTGAAAAATTGGTCTTGTTAAAAGTAAATGATATACATACTGTAAGGCTTTGGAGTTGCAATATAAGGCTGCATGTGCATGAATGCagtgtttttttatgatttaggTAGCATTTCCttctaaaaatgttaatgtaCTGAAGTAATGTGTGCTTAGAAGCTGAGTTGCCATATGCATGAGCCTTGTTAATATGACTGCTGTGGTTGATGCTGCTGACCTTACACACAGTAGAGCGCATTTCCCATGCTAAGCAGCTACAGTATGTGTTTGCACCTCCACACTCTCTGGAAATATCATTTCAACCACAAACTGAAGAATCACATAACATAACACATTATTTTAGCAGAGTTTATGTACATTGTAATgcctttaattgtaatatttaaataattattattttaaatgttttttaaactttatgtggtttattattttgtgtcGTATGGGATGTGGTAACAAacgtccctctcacaatatattacTATACAGATCTATCGCTTTTTCCACTCAGAAATATTCATGCAATCATGCACCAGGTAACAGAAGATCTGCGCTCTGGCGTGGTTAGTGCTCAcagtcactgatctatatataactgaactgcgcccttgcccacctcttccaaccgagccagagACTGCTTAATGGAACGATTAGCGCGGTTTAGATTgcctaagcccctttcacactgcacgtctgacctggcaaattgccggaacattgcagggtcgccttctgtgtgaaagcaaacacgtcccgggattggtTCCGGCATTGAActcgggtcggggacctagtaacattgcctgGTTCAATCCCGGTGTTGTACccaattttgaccccctgccgaattattaccccccttgttcaaatcgctacctgattgcctaatcctaaccccacccctaatcctaacccctcccccacaCCCACTCCTAAACCTACAAATACTAGGGGGGTAATTATTCGGCAGGGGGttgaaattgggcacaacaccgggacaagcgctgtgtgaacaaaagccagatctaatgtcgtgccgtagtgatgacgcacgttattgtattatattatagatCATTGTATTATAGATCAACGTTcgcaacaaaaaaatatgtgcaaactgtaatgaagcagagatcagttagttcctcactttccgagctgaagctgagatcgttcgcttgcttcagtgaaagtaaaacgtgcctaatgttttcgactggtacattacacgtcacgccctgatgtcacgtgtctttacgggatctttacgggttctgtgtgaatgcacgcacatatcccaggtaatcactggcagtgtgaaagtgcaaaatctagcgacccgggaacaattggcAGAAAACTTTActcgtgtatttgccggaattccagtgtgaaaggggctctagtGTAAGCACACTTTAATAATTATCCCGTATCCTGCACACACGAGTTTATACCTGCCCATCAAGTATTGTCCCGTGCtgcactctgctgcgatgggtcccaCGATCATGTAGGTCTCTACTCggaagatgcctgttataatgttatgattgaggctctggactctgaggataacttgtttttctataacaaactataacagattttctataaaaacgttaatgtcctggcagtgacaaaaagcttgttttatatttatattatattatattatttatagtttagatttaggctacaataaatattttaactgctatgtaaaaggaacactgtGGTAAAAtgctacttttttgtttaaagtgtttgcaaaccaaatgttattacacttttgttcaaatagcggtaggcctacttttaaatgaaaaaaaagtgcacaatacactacttttgaatgcattattagttatgtgcataacaatgcgattaatcactatttaaaaaaatgtatctttgccCAGCACTAATCTAACCCAATATATACTGTAGGTGAACAAACAAATGTATAGTCAATCAAACCAATCTATTATTGAACAAAGCAATGTATACTTGACAAGACCAATATATGCTTGTGCAATGTACCTAAACCAATTCATAGTTGTATATGTCTGGTTACAACCAATGTATTATAAATCAATGCCTTTCAACATGTAAACCCAATCCATATTCACTCAATAGGTATGTATTATTTCCTGAACAGCTTTACATACTGTAGTGCCCTCTAGCCAATGTAGCCAGATTGTGCGGGTtcggttttgaatttgattggGCAGGTAAAAATTGGCTTGGGTAGGTGGACAAAATTTAGGCTGGTTTGAGATCAGTTTGGGGATTTCcaaacatataaaatgtataagcTAATTGATTTTGGATTTCGGGTCTGATTTTGAATGTATAACTGTACTGTATAagtgatcataatgcctaaatataagTTACTTGGTAAAGAGTGGGAGGTTTTAACTCTCAAAACGTGAATTGcacctgttgagggaaagatgacaaGGCTCTAATACCTTTACCAAAATACCTTTATGTTCTGTGTGAAATTATAGAGCGACACATAAGCGCATAGcctaattgttattgttttttattattattattattattattggatcaTACAGATACAGTATGTATCATACAGTATGCATCAATGAATGACACAGTTTTGACTGTCGTGTGTGCATAAACGAGTGTGAAATACCTGATCACGATGCTTGTTCCGATGACTTATATTGAGCACTTTTCttgcatttaaattctgactgttgacattgaaaatgatgcatgTCTTTTTCAAGGTTGTCAGTTAATTTCTTGATTGCTGTTTTAACACTTGcaaattttaatcatatttggtaATTCTCTTTAATATATTTGATCCATGGGAAACT
Above is a window of Carassius carassius chromosome 4, fCarCar2.1, whole genome shotgun sequence DNA encoding:
- the LOC132130961 gene encoding leukotriene B4 receptor 1-like, whose protein sequence is MEYQNISNNSLFVRTSAVASSTVLGLCCALGVPGNVAALVMLTQHLKDDSFTPKLMLSLAVSDLLSLIFLPVWIYALLNGWVFGQGLCKFFSYVVYWSLYSSVLSVTLLSVQRYLQVLYPQRWAKLRQKGQKWLIFGIWTLSGALGSYALYYRNVKQKAGLLRCYQDYKNKQEKIVILLVETLVMFFVPLFSLLCFYHRLHQRINRSASFRSQRLTKLSVRIVVAFFIFGTPAMINNLVLMAISWKSDGNVTGALFFINSCVNPFLYAFSARTLQCRRKQHSDQPQENLNES